The following are encoded in a window of Methanobrevibacter sp. V74 genomic DNA:
- the rnc gene encoding ribonuclease III: protein MNLFEKFNIKTENEYLYEMAFTHASYSTLHNLDYNYERLEFLGDSVLSLIVSEYLYKKYPNYGEGKLTKKRSNFVCQNALVYYSEKLKLKDYLNISVEESNLTKNEVISVTADIFESFLGAIFMDQGMEFAKEFLATWIFKYIDQDRVFFEDYKSAIKEYGDAKELPIGYEILKEYGVPHDKTFIMSCLIDGKEKGVGRGKSKKEAEQSAAKSAMRKLRIWRK from the coding sequence ATGAATTTATTCGAGAAATTTAATATAAAAACTGAAAATGAATATTTATATGAAATGGCATTTACACATGCTTCATATTCAACATTGCATAATTTAGATTACAATTATGAAAGATTAGAGTTTTTAGGTGATTCAGTTCTTAGTTTAATTGTATCTGAATATTTGTATAAAAAATATCCTAATTATGGAGAGGGAAAACTAACAAAGAAAAGATCTAACTTCGTATGTCAAAATGCATTAGTATATTACTCTGAAAAGTTAAAATTAAAAGATTATCTCAATATTTCAGTTGAGGAATCTAATTTGACTAAAAATGAAGTAATATCTGTAACTGCTGATATCTTTGAATCATTTTTAGGTGCTATATTTATGGATCAGGGTATGGAATTTGCAAAAGAATTCTTAGCTACTTGGATTTTCAAATACATTGATCAGGACCGTGTATTTTTTGAAGATTACAAATCTGCAATTAAGGAATATGGGGATGCTAAAGAATTACCTATCGGATACGAAATATTAAAAGAATATGGAGTTCCTCATGATAAGACATTCATCATGTCATGTTTAATTGATGGTAAAGAAAAGGGTGTTGGAAGAGGTAAAAGTAAAAAAGAAGCGGAACAATCTGCTGCAAAAAGTGCTATGCGTAAATTAAGAATTTGGAGAAAATGA
- a CDS encoding 50S ribosomal protein L37e, whose translation MSKGTPSMGKKNKKTHIRCRRCGKNTYHVRKKVCASCGFGKSKKIRRYSWQNKKPTTRQRLV comes from the coding sequence ATGTCAAAGGGTACTCCATCAATGGGTAAAAAAAATAAAAAAACCCATATCAGATGTAGAAGATGTGGTAAAAACACTTACCATGTACGTAAAAAAGTCTGTGCTTCTTGTGGATTTGGTAAATCTAAAAAAATCAGAAGGTACAGCTGGCAGAATAAAAAACCAACTACTAGACAAAGATTAGTATAG
- a CDS encoding LSm family protein: MSGQNVQRPLDALGKSVDAPVLIKLKGDREFRGILKSFDLHMNLVLNDAEELQDGEVTRRLGVVLIRGDNIVYISP, translated from the coding sequence ATGAGCGGACAAAATGTTCAAAGACCACTTGACGCATTAGGAAAATCTGTGGATGCTCCTGTGTTAATAAAACTCAAAGGAGATCGTGAATTTAGAGGTATACTTAAGAGCTTTGATTTACACATGAATTTAGTTCTTAATGATGCAGAAGAGTTACAAGACGGAGAAGTTACTAGAAGACTCGGTGTTGTGCTCATTAGAGGAGACAATATTGTTTACATTTCACCATAG
- a CDS encoding RNA-binding protein, with product MAIKVKKRNFLKKKKIKEIRAELGEYGDLLKSKKNVEILEAEPNSFILIDGEPYIIMIDDKPFPTLKAALANQIDGKTVTVDMGAIRFVSNGADIMSPGIVDASDGIEAGDIVLIIDETHGKPLAIGISLIDGEEMVENDSGKAIETKHYVGDEIWNFEL from the coding sequence ATGGCAATTAAAGTTAAAAAAAGAAATTTTTTGAAAAAAAAGAAAATTAAAGAAATAAGAGCAGAATTAGGAGAATATGGGGATTTACTTAAAAGTAAAAAGAATGTTGAAATACTTGAAGCAGAACCCAATTCATTCATTTTAATAGACGGCGAACCATACATCATAATGATTGATGACAAACCATTTCCAACGCTTAAAGCGGCACTTGCTAATCAAATTGATGGAAAAACCGTTACTGTAGATATGGGGGCCATTAGATTTGTAAGCAATGGCGCCGATATTATGAGTCCTGGAATTGTAGATGCTTCAGACGGTATCGAAGCAGGAGATATTGTATTAATCATTGATGAAACACATGGAAAACCCTTAGCTATTGGCATTAGTTTAATCGATGGTGAAGAAATGGTTGAAAATGATTCTGGAAAAGCTATTGAAACTAAGCATTATGTTGGTGACGAAATTTGGAACTTTGAATTATGA